The following proteins are encoded in a genomic region of Deltaproteobacteria bacterium:
- a CDS encoding hydantoinase/oxoprolinase family protein — MRIAVDIGGTFTDLVAVDDGGKVHRSKSLTTPDNLARGIDDCLKLANVGVGAATFFVHGSTVTINAVLERKGARTGLITTKGFRDIYEIGRGNRPEGYNLFFKRPVPLVPRDLRLEVDERMYASGEVLTPLDEKSAAETIGALKKAGVESVAVCLLHAYANAAHEERLGQLLHEKFSEAYVSLSHEILREFREYERTSTTVLNSYVGPLVSRYLVALEKMLADSGFRGTFRVMQSNGGVMSAETAKKMPVTMMESGPVAGVIAAARLGEELGCRQIISFDMGGTTAKSSLIKDFLPEVTSSYYVGGYVTGHPMMLPVVDIVEVGNGGGSIAWIDPAGGLKVGPQSAAAVPGPACYGKGGAEPTVTDANLIAGRIDPEYFLGSGIRLERDKAAQAIMEKVGKPLNLSLEEAALGILTIANFNMSLSVRAVSVEKGYDPRDCVLVPSGGGGALHAMAIARELSVPRVMIPPMPAHFSALGMLMADLKHDYVQTFVRELADTTGNEIADAFAGLEKSATATLNEEGAKPEQMVLRRFLDMRYRGQEYTLPVPVAAELRGLTDFSAIRERFDQLHQEHYGHSAPKEPVMMVNLRLTALGKFASKLPLATASRTEDRGERGRRAVIFESKPVDCPIYLRSGFKPGDNLIGPAVIEEMGATILVYPGDKLQVNELGQLVIDIQS, encoded by the coding sequence ATGAGAATCGCGGTTGATATAGGCGGTACATTTACAGATCTGGTTGCGGTCGATGACGGCGGCAAAGTCCATCGCAGCAAATCCCTGACAACTCCCGATAACTTAGCGCGCGGCATCGACGACTGTTTGAAGCTGGCCAACGTCGGCGTCGGCGCCGCGACGTTTTTCGTGCACGGCTCGACCGTGACGATCAACGCGGTGCTGGAGCGCAAGGGCGCGCGCACCGGGCTGATCACGACCAAGGGTTTTCGCGATATCTACGAGATCGGCCGCGGCAACCGGCCGGAAGGCTACAATCTATTTTTCAAACGGCCGGTGCCCTTGGTGCCGCGCGACTTGCGGCTCGAAGTCGACGAACGGATGTACGCCAGCGGTGAAGTGCTGACGCCGCTCGACGAGAAGTCTGCCGCTGAGACGATCGGCGCCTTGAAGAAAGCCGGGGTCGAGAGCGTTGCCGTCTGTTTGCTGCACGCCTACGCCAACGCGGCGCATGAAGAGCGCCTCGGACAATTGCTGCACGAGAAATTTTCTGAGGCCTACGTCTCGTTGTCCCACGAAATCCTCCGCGAGTTTCGCGAATATGAGCGGACATCGACGACGGTTTTGAATTCTTACGTCGGTCCGCTGGTGAGCCGTTATCTCGTGGCCCTTGAAAAAATGCTCGCTGACTCCGGCTTCCGCGGCACCTTTCGCGTCATGCAGTCCAACGGCGGCGTGATGTCGGCGGAGACCGCGAAGAAAATGCCGGTGACGATGATGGAGTCGGGGCCGGTGGCGGGCGTGATCGCGGCGGCGCGGCTCGGCGAAGAATTGGGCTGCCGGCAAATTATTTCCTTTGACATGGGCGGCACCACGGCCAAGTCGAGCTTGATCAAAGATTTCCTCCCGGAAGTGACCAGCAGCTACTACGTTGGCGGCTACGTGACAGGTCATCCGATGATGCTGCCGGTGGTCGACATCGTCGAGGTCGGCAACGGCGGCGGCAGCATCGCCTGGATCGATCCGGCGGGTGGCTTGAAAGTCGGCCCGCAGAGCGCGGCGGCGGTGCCGGGGCCGGCGTGCTACGGCAAAGGCGGTGCCGAGCCGACCGTGACCGACGCTAATTTAATCGCCGGCAGAATCGATCCCGAATATTTTCTCGGCAGCGGCATTCGCTTGGAGCGCGACAAAGCGGCGCAGGCGATCATGGAGAAAGTTGGCAAGCCGCTAAATTTATCTTTGGAAGAAGCCGCGCTCGGCATCCTCACCATTGCCAATTTCAACATGTCGCTTTCCGTGCGGGCGGTGTCGGTGGAAAAGGGCTACGACCCGCGCGATTGTGTGCTCGTGCCGAGCGGCGGCGGCGGTGCGCTGCATGCGATGGCGATTGCGCGCGAACTATCGGTGCCGCGAGTGATGATCCCGCCGATGCCAGCGCACTTTTCGGCGCTCGGCATGCTGATGGCCGATTTGAAGCACGACTACGTCCAGACTTTCGTGCGCGAGCTGGCTGACACAACCGGCAACGAGATCGCCGATGCGTTTGCCGGCCTGGAAAAATCTGCCACGGCAACTTTGAATGAAGAAGGCGCCAAGCCGGAGCAAATGGTGCTGCGCCGCTTTTTGGACATGCGCTACCGCGGCCAGGAGTACACGCTGCCGGTGCCAGTCGCGGCAGAGTTGCGCGGCTTGACAGATTTCAGCGCCATTCGCGAGCGCTTCGATCAATTGCATCAAGAGCACTACGGCCACTCGGCACCGAAGGAGCCGGTCATGATGGTCAACCTGCGGCTCACGGCGCTGGGGAAATTCGCAAGCAAATTGCCGTTGGCTACAGCGTCGCGCACGGAAGATCGCGGCGAACGCGGCCGGCGCGCGGTCATCTTTGAGAGCAAGCCCGTCGATTGCCCGATTTATCTACGCAGCGGTTTCAAGCCTGGCGATAATTTGATCGGGCCGGCGGTGATCGAGGAGATGGGTGCGACGATTCTCGTCTACCCGGGCGACAAGTTGCAGGTCAATGAGCTTGGGCAGTTGGTGATCGATATTCAGAGTTAG
- a CDS encoding MmgE/PrpD family protein: MPEETLSQKLANHCAALRLEQIPPAVIDAAKLHILDSIGCILAGSRLEPGRRAYQLAMVLSDHGGASTLVGTPARVNYLDAVQAMATAAHCGELDDIHGGAGTCIGGMIVPALLAVAEKYGGTGKRFLEAAIAGYETIARVGLAIDAPQLFARGWWPSTVCGAFGVAAAGAKLLDWPAEKIVNALGVASLHCGGMLTGGQEGATARNLAFGSAAKNGVLALLATEQGLTGPKLAFEDRRGFCATLSAAPRWEFLQNFGEYYLLEVAFKPYPCARQLHAGVEALLRLMARYAIAPEQIGAIELALPTQNAAMVNRPATPTLRAATLGSGQYVMAVTALRATIDLRSFEDEFLRSEKVHALMEKVTVSHNEELDRHFPKYWSGRVTVKLTAGQVHTEQIMAPKGESENPVTRDDVEEKFIGLAAPVIGEGKPRAVIDRVYSLDTLETLADLLDEIRILAPVSGES; the protein is encoded by the coding sequence ATGCCGGAAGAAACTCTCAGCCAAAAGCTAGCAAACCACTGTGCAGCGCTGCGGCTTGAGCAGATTCCGCCGGCAGTCATCGACGCCGCCAAGCTCCACATTCTCGATTCCATTGGCTGCATACTCGCCGGCTCACGGTTGGAACCCGGCCGCCGCGCTTACCAACTTGCCATGGTGCTCAGCGATCATGGCGGTGCCTCGACCCTCGTCGGCACGCCTGCGCGCGTGAACTATCTGGACGCCGTCCAAGCGATGGCCACCGCGGCCCATTGCGGCGAGCTCGATGATATTCACGGCGGCGCCGGCACTTGCATTGGCGGCATGATCGTCCCAGCGCTTCTCGCCGTAGCCGAAAAATATGGCGGCACGGGCAAACGTTTCCTGGAAGCGGCAATTGCCGGCTATGAAACCATTGCCCGCGTCGGTCTTGCCATCGATGCGCCGCAATTGTTCGCGCGCGGCTGGTGGCCGAGCACGGTGTGCGGCGCCTTTGGCGTGGCGGCGGCGGGTGCGAAGCTGCTCGATTGGCCGGCAGAAAAAATCGTCAACGCGCTCGGCGTCGCGTCGCTTCACTGCGGCGGCATGCTCACCGGCGGCCAAGAGGGCGCGACCGCGCGCAATTTGGCGTTTGGCAGCGCGGCGAAAAACGGCGTATTGGCGCTGCTCGCCACCGAGCAAGGATTGACCGGGCCAAAACTCGCCTTCGAAGATCGGCGCGGCTTTTGCGCGACGTTGTCGGCAGCGCCGCGTTGGGAGTTTTTGCAAAACTTCGGCGAGTATTATCTGCTGGAAGTCGCGTTCAAGCCCTATCCTTGTGCGCGGCAACTCCACGCCGGCGTCGAGGCATTGTTGCGGTTGATGGCGCGTTACGCGATCGCGCCGGAACAGATCGGCGCGATCGAACTGGCGCTGCCGACCCAGAACGCGGCGATGGTCAACCGGCCGGCGACGCCGACGCTGCGCGCGGCGACTCTCGGCAGCGGCCAGTATGTGATGGCGGTGACCGCGCTGCGCGCGACGATTGATTTGCGATCGTTCGAAGACGAATTCCTACGCAGTGAAAAGGTTCACGCGCTGATGGAGAAAGTAACGGTAAGCCACAATGAGGAGCTGGATCGCCACTTTCCGAAGTATTGGTCGGGCCGCGTGACTGTGAAATTAACAGCAGGGCAGGTGCACACGGAGCAGATCATGGCGCCCAAGGGCGAGAGCGAAAATCCGGTGACACGCGACGACGTCGAGGAAAAGTTTATCGGGTTAGCGGCGCCGGTAATTGGAGAGGGGAAGCCGCGAGCAGTGATAGATCGCGTGTATTCTCTGGACACACTCGAAACGTTGGCTGATCTTCTCGACGAGATCCGAATCCTCGCCCCCGTTTCGGGGGAGAGTTAG
- a CDS encoding hydantoinase B/oxoprolinase family protein codes for MAIDPITVEIIRCALKAAANEMSAVLKKTAYNMMIYEVQDYCVAVLDDEGRTMSQNEGALPIFLADLGVAVQDGIEVYGRENIHPGDVFLVNHPEICGQHLNNMAVYTPFFWEGKLISFLAVRAHWIDVGGGSTGFGSSNTRDVYEEGLQVRSVKIYKQGQPNSEVLRLIEDNIRFPESSLGDLRAQIACCRTGEERLQQICRKYGGAVFRQAVERIWEQTDKLVRKSVRAIPDGVYAAASFLDDDGKVMNKTVPLKIKVLVSGDELTIDYSDVAEQVPGFINCGISGGMAAARVAFKALTLPQGEVNEGSFLALKVILPPGKLLSAKRPAPIGGWSLSLPTVLDTIFRALAPAIPERVPAAHKGDMGGYAIFGMNSKTGRRYVCQNIVGGGWGGRPFEDGVSSAVSMCQGDVKNTPIELQELYYPLLYECHQFRADSGGAGKYRGGNGVELRVKPLEPCFLSRNTDRIKCPPWGLLGGETALVNETYIERNGNNDPLPGKFSHLQVQPGQTVTVFTAGGGGYGDPMNRDAAAVKRDVALGYLSKQRAEKDYPHAFRRK; via the coding sequence ATGGCCATTGATCCCATTACTGTTGAAATAATCCGCTGCGCTTTGAAGGCCGCGGCCAACGAAATGTCGGCGGTGCTTAAAAAAACCGCCTACAATATGATGATCTATGAGGTGCAGGACTACTGCGTCGCCGTCCTCGACGACGAAGGGCGGACGATGTCTCAGAACGAAGGGGCGTTACCAATTTTTCTCGCTGACTTGGGTGTGGCGGTGCAGGACGGCATCGAAGTCTACGGCAGGGAAAATATTCATCCCGGCGATGTCTTCCTCGTCAACCACCCGGAGATCTGCGGCCAGCACTTGAACAACATGGCGGTGTACACGCCGTTTTTTTGGGAAGGGAAGCTGATCAGTTTTCTCGCCGTGCGGGCGCATTGGATTGACGTCGGCGGCGGCAGCACCGGCTTTGGCTCGAGCAACACGCGCGACGTCTATGAGGAAGGGCTGCAAGTGCGGTCGGTCAAAATTTACAAACAAGGGCAGCCCAATAGCGAAGTGCTGCGGTTGATCGAGGATAATATCCGTTTCCCGGAATCATCTCTGGGTGACTTGCGCGCGCAAATCGCCTGCTGCCGCACCGGCGAAGAACGTCTACAGCAAATCTGTCGCAAGTACGGCGGCGCGGTGTTTCGCCAGGCGGTGGAGCGGATCTGGGAACAGACTGACAAGCTGGTCCGCAAGTCCGTCCGTGCGATCCCGGACGGTGTCTACGCAGCCGCGTCGTTTCTTGATGACGATGGCAAGGTCATGAACAAAACCGTGCCGCTGAAAATCAAAGTCTTAGTGAGCGGCGACGAGCTGACGATTGACTACTCCGATGTGGCGGAGCAAGTGCCTGGATTCATCAATTGCGGCATCTCCGGTGGCATGGCGGCGGCGCGGGTGGCGTTTAAAGCGCTTACGTTGCCGCAAGGCGAGGTCAACGAAGGATCGTTTCTCGCGCTAAAAGTGATTCTACCTCCGGGCAAATTGCTCAGTGCTAAACGTCCCGCGCCGATCGGTGGCTGGAGTCTTTCGCTGCCGACTGTGCTCGATACGATTTTCCGCGCTCTGGCGCCGGCGATTCCCGAGCGCGTGCCGGCGGCGCATAAGGGCGACATGGGCGGCTATGCCATCTTTGGCATGAACTCAAAGACCGGCCGGCGCTATGTTTGCCAGAATATCGTCGGCGGTGGCTGGGGCGGCCGGCCGTTCGAAGATGGCGTGTCGTCAGCGGTGTCGATGTGCCAAGGCGATGTGAAAAACACGCCGATCGAATTGCAGGAGTTGTATTATCCCTTGCTTTACGAATGTCACCAGTTTCGCGCTGACAGCGGCGGTGCCGGTAAATATCGCGGTGGTAATGGCGTCGAGTTGCGAGTGAAACCGTTGGAGCCGTGTTTTCTGAGCCGCAACACCGATCGCATCAAGTGTCCCCCGTGGGGTCTGCTGGGGGGTGAAACGGCGCTGGTCAATGAAACCTACATCGAACGCAATGGCAACAACGATCCGTTGCCCGGTAAGTTTAGCCACCTGCAGGTGCAACCGGGGCAGACGGTAACCGTTTTCACAGCAGGAGGTGGAGGTTACGGCGATCCAATGAATCGCGATGCCGCGGCCGTCAAGCGTGATGTGGCACTCGGTTATTTGTCGAAACAACGGGCGGAGAAGGACTATCCGCACGCATTTCGCAGAAAATAG
- a CDS encoding sorbosone dehydrogenase family protein: MKSFCTALLAASCTLAASLTLAGELAPRRIVDTGPSEHLVLPPPFATKSVGNSPQVIGWPTGAMPKAPAGFEVTLFADELDNPRNILVLPNRDVLVVEANRRRGNSRALLFRDTNKSGKPDRREVFLANLNAAFGVALHGGKIFVGNTDAVVAYPYRTGDTQITAKAENILSLPEGGHYTRNVIVDPEGKKLYIAVGSATNVDEENIDAKDPRRAAILQTNLDGSAMRVFAGGLRNPVGMDWEPKTKTLWTVVNERDGLGDDLVPDFLTSARDGAFYGWPYSYFGQIEDPRKKGQRPDLVAKAIKPDYAMGSHVAALGLTFYMGNSFPSRYHGGAFIGLRGSWNRSTPAGYKVVFVPFQNGKPSGPIEDFLTGFLAEEKPNRAHGRPVGVTVWSDGSLLVADDGAGKIWRVSAKK; the protein is encoded by the coding sequence ATGAAATCTTTTTGCACAGCACTATTGGCCGCGAGCTGCACCCTCGCTGCATCGCTCACGCTTGCGGGCGAGCTTGCGCCGAGACGCATCGTCGACACCGGCCCGTCGGAGCACCTAGTCTTGCCGCCGCCCTTCGCAACCAAGTCAGTGGGCAACTCGCCGCAGGTCATAGGTTGGCCCACCGGTGCCATGCCGAAAGCGCCGGCAGGTTTCGAGGTAACTTTGTTCGCCGATGAGCTCGATAACCCGCGCAATATTCTCGTGCTGCCGAACCGTGACGTTCTCGTCGTCGAAGCAAACCGGCGCCGCGGCAATAGCCGCGCGCTGCTCTTTCGCGACACCAACAAAAGCGGCAAGCCCGATCGGCGCGAAGTTTTTTTGGCGAATCTGAACGCCGCCTTTGGCGTCGCGCTGCACGGCGGGAAAATTTTCGTCGGCAACACTGACGCCGTGGTGGCATATCCGTACCGAACCGGCGACACCCAGATCACCGCCAAAGCGGAAAACATACTGAGTCTTCCCGAGGGCGGCCATTACACGCGCAACGTCATCGTCGACCCGGAGGGCAAGAAACTCTACATCGCGGTCGGCTCCGCAACCAATGTCGATGAAGAAAACATCGATGCCAAGGACCCGCGCCGCGCGGCGATCTTGCAAACCAATCTTGATGGCAGCGCCATGCGCGTTTTCGCCGGCGGTTTACGCAATCCGGTGGGTATGGATTGGGAGCCGAAAACAAAAACGCTATGGACAGTGGTCAACGAACGGGATGGGCTGGGCGACGACCTCGTCCCAGATTTTCTCACCAGCGCGCGCGACGGCGCGTTCTACGGTTGGCCCTATTCCTATTTCGGCCAGATCGAAGATCCGCGCAAAAAAGGCCAGCGCCCCGATTTGGTCGCCAAAGCGATCAAGCCCGATTATGCGATGGGCTCCCACGTAGCGGCGTTGGGGCTGACATTTTATATGGGCAACTCTTTTCCGTCGCGCTATCACGGCGGCGCTTTCATTGGACTGCGCGGCTCGTGGAACCGGTCGACGCCGGCCGGCTATAAAGTCGTCTTTGTGCCGTTTCAGAATGGCAAGCCGAGCGGCCCCATCGAAGACTTTCTCACCGGCTTTCTTGCCGAGGAAAAACCCAATCGCGCCCACGGCCGTCCCGTCGGCGTTACAGTGTGGAGCGATGGTTCACTACTGGTTGCCGACGATGGCGCAGGAAAAATCTGGCGGGTGAGTGCAAAGAAATAG
- a CDS encoding UbiD family decarboxylase: MQYRDLRGWIDAVDKFGELRVIEGADWNQEIGALTEVSAQMPTPPAVLFDKIKDYPAGKRVLAGIHNPTLKRQCLTTHLPLDYTREQFMAAWKQRLDKPTLIPPRVVDSGPLLENVFEGKDIDLLALPIPWWHEGDGGRYIGSLDTTISRDRDEGWINVGCYRVMVHDQDTLALYISPGHHGHIHRQKYFDQGEPFPVAISFGPDPLLWFFGQMEVPAGQSEYDYAGGVRGEPYEVILGKHAALPIPAYSEIAIEGEVIPGTKIPEGPFGEFTGYYAGGLRSEPMLKVKRLMYRNDPVLTGAPPFKPAPGAENNLIRAAYIWNYLDKTGVPDVRDVAYHQTRLMVVVSIKQRYPGHARQAALIASQCRAAALLTRYVMVVDDDIDIWDSNELLWALCTRTDPAKDIDILRRCWSNPIDPIIPPSERGFQSRGIIDACRPYEWMNDFPKVSGASAALKEAVKKKFGVGLTGKKN; encoded by the coding sequence ATGCAATATCGTGACCTGCGAGGTTGGATTGACGCGGTGGACAAGTTTGGCGAGCTGCGCGTGATCGAAGGTGCCGATTGGAATCAGGAGATCGGTGCACTGACAGAGGTCTCGGCACAGATGCCTACGCCACCGGCTGTGCTCTTTGACAAAATCAAAGACTATCCCGCCGGCAAGCGTGTGCTCGCCGGCATCCACAATCCCACCCTCAAGCGCCAGTGTTTGACCACTCATTTGCCGCTCGATTACACGCGCGAACAATTCATGGCGGCGTGGAAGCAGCGGCTCGACAAGCCGACATTGATTCCGCCGCGCGTGGTCGACTCGGGGCCGCTGCTGGAAAACGTGTTTGAAGGGAAGGACATCGACCTGCTGGCGCTGCCGATTCCCTGGTGGCATGAAGGCGACGGTGGCCGCTACATCGGTTCGCTCGACACAACCATCAGCCGCGACCGCGACGAGGGCTGGATCAACGTGGGCTGCTACCGTGTCATGGTGCACGACCAGGACACCCTGGCGCTCTATATCTCGCCGGGCCATCACGGCCACATTCACCGGCAAAAATATTTCGATCAGGGCGAGCCGTTTCCGGTGGCGATCAGCTTCGGTCCCGATCCACTTTTGTGGTTCTTCGGTCAAATGGAAGTGCCAGCGGGTCAGTCGGAATACGATTACGCAGGCGGTGTGCGTGGCGAGCCTTACGAGGTGATTCTCGGCAAGCACGCCGCTTTGCCCATTCCTGCGTATTCGGAAATTGCCATCGAAGGAGAGGTGATTCCCGGCACGAAAATTCCCGAGGGACCGTTTGGCGAATTTACCGGGTACTATGCCGGCGGACTGCGCTCTGAGCCGATGCTCAAAGTAAAGCGGTTGATGTATCGCAACGATCCGGTTCTCACCGGCGCGCCGCCGTTCAAGCCAGCGCCCGGGGCGGAGAACAATCTGATCCGCGCGGCGTATATCTGGAACTACCTCGACAAAACCGGCGTGCCCGACGTGCGCGATGTGGCGTATCATCAAACCCGATTGATGGTCGTGGTTTCGATCAAACAGCGATACCCGGGCCACGCGCGCCAAGCGGCGCTGATCGCGTCGCAGTGCCGCGCCGCAGCCCTCTTGACGCGCTATGTGATGGTGGTCGACGACGACATCGATATTTGGGATAGCAATGAGCTGTTGTGGGCGCTGTGCACGCGCACCGATCCGGCGAAGGATATCGACATCCTGCGCCGCTGCTGGAGCAACCCCATCGACCCGATCATTCCACCGAGCGAACGCGGCTTTCAGTCGCGCGGCATTATTGATGCGTGCAGGCCCTATGAATGGATGAATGATTTTCCGAAAGTGTCGGGGGCGAGTGCAGCATTGAAAGAAGCGGTGAAAAAAAAGTTCGGCGTGGGCTTAACGGGAAAGAAGAATTAA